From the Streptomyces nodosus genome, the window GCGCGGAGCGGGCGAGGGCGGTTCCCGAGAGGGGAAGGGCGGTCAGACCCAGCGCCAGCACGGTGGCGAGGGCGACGGCGGACGGGCGAAGCTGCATCGGTTGCTCCCAGGTCGTCGGGATGTCGGTGACCATCCTTCGGACTGACTGGGCGTCAGGGATCCTCAGCAGGGAGGGCGCCGTCCCCGGTCCGGGACCGAGGGGCGTCCCTAGGGGCCCGGCCGCCGGGCCCCGTGGGCTCTTCCGCGTCAGCGCCCCCGGGGCGGGCGCAGGGCGCGCAGGGCGTCGATGCGGTTGGTGGTGATGGAGTCCACGCCGAGGTCGAGGAGGCGTCGCATCGAGCGCCGGGTGTCGGGGGTCCAGACGGACAGCAGATGGCCGCCCCGATGCACCCGTTCCGCGAGCGCGCGGTCGACCAGGCCGAAGCGGTAGTTGAGCCAGCGAGGGCGCACCGCGTCCAGCACGGCGGGCCGCGGCGGGGCGAGGGTCGTCCAGGTCAGGGCGATCTCCGCGGAGGGCGCGGCGGCGCGGACCGCCAGCATGGTCCGTGCCCCCGCGCAGTAGTACACGCGTTCCTCGGCGCCGCACTGCCGGACGACGTCCACGATCCGGCGCACGGCGCGGGCCGAGGGCTCGCCCGGCAGGTCGACCATGACCCTGCCGGACCCGGTCGCCGCCAGCGCCTCCGCCAGGGTCGGCACCCCGCCCCCCGTCAGCTCCCGGACCGTGTCCGCGGAGAGCGCCCCGAGCGGCCGGTCCTGCTCCCAGAGCCGGGTGAGCGTCGCGTCGTGCAGCAGCACGGGGACGCCGTCCCGGGTGAGCCGCACATCGATCTCGACCGCGTCCGCGCCCCGTTCCAGCGCGGACCGCAGCGAGCCGAGGGTGTTCTCGCGATGACGGTAGGGATCGCCGCGGTGGGCGACGGCGGTCACGGTGCGCATGGGCCCGTGGTGGCGGTGGTCCACGGCGGTCAGGAGGCCGGCCATGCGGCGGTGTAGGCGTCGATCTCGGCGGCCAGCTTCGCCTTGTCCGGCTCGTCGAGGAAGGACGCCTGGACCGCGTTCTTGGCGAGGTCGGCCAGCCCCTGCTCGTCGAGGTCCAGCAGCCGTGCGGCGACCGCGTACTCGTTGTTGAGGTCGGTGCCGAACATCGGCGGGTCGTCCGAGTTCACGGTGACCAGGACGCCGGCCCGGACGAACTCCCTGATGGGGTGCTCGTCGAGGGTGCGGACCGCGCGGGTGGCGATGTTGGAGGTCGGGCAGACCTCCAGCGGGATGCGGTGCTCGGCGAGATGGGCGAGCAGCTTCGGGTCCCGGGCGGCGCTGGTGCCGTGCCCGATGCGTTCGGCACCCAGCTCGTTCAGGGCGTCCCAGACGGTCTCGGGGCCCGTCGTCTCGCCCGCGTGCGGCACCGACCTGAGGCCTGCCGCGACGGCCCGGTCGAAGTAGGGCTTGAACTGCGGCCGGGGGACGCCGATCTCCGGTCCGCCGAGCCCGAAGGAGACCAGCCCCTCGGGGCGCAGCCGGTCGTCGGTGGCGAGCCGGGTGGTCTCCTCCGCGGATTCCAGGCCCGCCTCCCCGGGGATGTCGAAGCACCAGCGCAGTACCGTGCCGAACTCGGCCTCCGCGGCCTTGCGGGCGTCCTCGATCGCGTCCATGAACCCCCGCTCGTCGATGCCGCGGCGGGTGGACGAGAAGGGGGTGACGGTCAGCTCGGCGTAACGGACCTGCTGCCGGGCCAGGTCGCGGGCCACCTCGTAGGTCAGCAGGCGTACGTCCTCGGGGGTCCGGACGAGGTCGACGACGGACAGATAGACGTCGATGAAGTGCGCGAAGTCCGTGAAGGTGAAGTAGTCCGCCAGGGCCTCGGGGTCGGTGGGCACCTTGGAGTCGGGGTGCCGTGCCGCGAGTTCCGCGACGATACGGGGGGAGGCGGAGCCGACGTGGTGGACGTGCAGTTCGGCCTTGGGCAGTCCGGCGATGAAGGCGTGCGGATCCCGCGGGGCGGGGACGGCGCGGTGGTCGGTCAAGGGTTCCTCCCCGGAAGGGCGTCCCGGCGAGGGCGTCGGACGGGACGCGGGTGATCGGCTGATCGGTGGTTCAGGGGCCATGGTAGGGCGCGGCTCAGGGTGGTCAGGGGCGGGCCGTAGCATGACGGCACGCACGACGGAGGGGGCTCCAACGATGGCCGACGAGGCGCAGACGCCGGAAACGCCGGGGAACGGGGCTTCGGACCCATGGGCTCGGACGGGTGGGGGCGCCGCCGGGGAACCGGGGCAGCAGCCCTCGGAAGCCGCCGCACACGGGCCGATACCGCCGCTGGGCGTCCCGCTCGGCCGCTACCCCGAGGTCACGCTCGACAAGCCCGGCGCCGCTCCCCGCCCGGCGGCGGACCCCTGGGCGCCGCCCGCCGACCGGACGGCCGACGAGGCCCCCCGGGCTTCCGGGGTCCCGGACGCGGGCGGTGCGTCCCCGCGCCATGAGCCGACGGTCGTGGTCCCGACGGAGGCGGGTGCGGGTGCGGGTCAGGATGCCTGGGGCGGCTCCTCGGGGGTTCCGGGCGCAGGCGGCGCCTCCCCGCACGATCAGCCGACGGTCGTCGTCCCGTCCGGGGCCGACGAGGGAGCCGCTCCCGGCCAGGACGTCTGGAGCAGCCCCTCCGCCCCTGCCGGCGCCGGGCCGGGCCCGTCCCCGGTCCCCGGTGCCTTCGGCCCGCCGCCCCCGGTCGGACCCGGTGGTCCCTTCGCCGCCGAGGGCGCCCCGCCGCCGCCCTACAACCCCTTCGCACCGCCCGCCGGGCAGGACGGCGTCCCCGTCGTCCCCCACTACGCCTGGCCGGGGGCACCGGTCGCGCCGAGCGACGGCATGGGCACCGCCTCGCTGGTGCTGGGGATCATCTCCGTCGTCGGGTTCTGCCTGTGCGGGGGCTCCATCGTTCCCGGTGTGCTTGCCGTGATCTTCGGCATCCTGGGCCTGCGCAAGGCGCGCCGCGGCGAGGCCACGAACGGGGGCGTGGCCCTGGCGGGCATCATCTGCGGAGCGGTCGGTATGGTCCTCGCCGTCGTGGTGGTCGTCGCCATGATCTTCCTCCCGGACGACAGCGAGGAGGATTCCGGGACCACAGAGGACAGCTACTCGACGTCCCTGGTGGTACCCGGCCTCCCCCGGCCGTGAGACCGGGGCCCGGTCAGCAGGCGCGCAGCCGCTCCCGGGCCTCCATCAGCGCGAACCCCAGCAGGTTCGGACCCCGCCAGCGCTCCGGGTCCGCCGCCCGCTCGTCGTCGGCCGCGAGCCCGATGCCCCACACCCGGTCCACCGGGCTCGCCTCGACCAGCACCCGGTCCCCCGTGCCCAGCAGAAACGCCCGGGGCGCGGCGTGCGCGGCGAACTTGTGGACGGAGCCCTCGACCACGATCGCGAACCGCTCGCGCTCCCAGGCGGCCTCGTCGAAACCGCGCACCAGCCGTCCCGCCTTCTTGGCGAGCGCCGGGTGCGCGGCCCGCAGGACCTCGTCCTGAGCCTCGGTGTCGCCGAAGAGCCGCGCCTTCGACGCCATCATCCAGTGCTCCGCCGTCGCGTACTCCACCCCGTCCACCGTGAACGGGGCCGGCCACCACTGGCTCAGGCAGTCCGCTCCGACCCGCCCGTCCCGGCGCGGCCGATGGCCCCAGAAGTGCAGGTACTTGATCCTCGCGCCCGCCCGGACCTCGCTGAGCAGGGCTTCCCTGCCGTCGATCTTCCCCATGCAGGTGAGTCTGGCAGGCGCCACGGACATTCCGTCCGCCCTTGAGCGACAAGAGTCGACACCTGGTCGACAGATTCCGTCGCGTAACCAAAAGGCAACAACGGAATCACTTGTTGGAGTGCACTTGCTCTGTCAGGATCGGCACTCAATTCGAGCCGAAGCTACGCCAGCCCCCGTCTTCCACACGGCCGGCGGCGGAGGAGAGCCACATGCACAAGCCGGGCAACGCGGACGAGACCGACGTCCGTTCCCGTACGCGGGACGAGGTGCGGAAACGCTTCGCGGACGGTGCGCAGTACATCGCGGGACGGTTGACCCGGGGTACCTCGGGCCACACCCACACGGTGGTGGACCCCTCGACGGGAGCCGAGGTGTACACCTACGAGACCGCGGGCGCCGAGGACGTCGACCGCGCCGTGGCGGCGGCCCGTGCCGCCTTTCCCGGCTGGTCCGGCGCCACCCCGGGTGAGCGCTCCGACGCACTGCACCGCTTCGCCTCCGTGCTCGCCGACCGGGCCGAGGAGTTCGCCCGCCTGGAGTCCCTCCAGTGCGGCAAGCCCCTCAAACTCACACGGGAGTTCGACGTCCCGGGCACGATCGACAACACCGCCTTCTTCGCGGGCGCCGCCCGGCACCTCCAGGGACAGTCCGCCGGTGAGTACTCCGGCGACCACACCTCGTACGTCCGCCGTGAGCCCATCGGGGTCGTCGGCTCGATCGCCCCCTGGAACTACCCCCTCCAGATGGCCGCCTGGAAGATCCTCCCGGCCGTCGCCGCGGGCAACACCATCGTCCTCAAGCCCGCCGAGCTCACCCCGCTGACCTCGCTGCTCTTCGCGGAGGCCGCCACCGAGGCCGGGATCCCGGACGGGGTCGTCAACATCGTCAACGGCACCGGCAAGGAGGCCGGGGAGCACCTCGTCGGCCACCCCGACGTCGCCATGACCTCGTTCACCGGCTCCACCGCCGTCGGCAGGCGGGTGGCCGAGATCGCCACCGCCGGCGTCAAGCGGCTCCATCTGGAACTCGGCGGCAAGGCCCCCTTCGTGGTCTTCGACGACGCCGATCTGGAGGCCGCCGTCCAGGGCGCGGTCGCGGGCGCGCTCATCAACACCGGACAGGACTGCACGGCCGCCACACGCGCCTATGTGCAGCGTCCGCTGTACGAGGAGTTCGTCCTCAGGACCGCCGCCCTGATGGAGTCCGTCCGGCTCGGCGACCCCTTCGCCCCCGGCACCGACCTCGGACCGCTGATCTCGCATGTCCAGCGCGACCGGGTGGCCGCCTTCGTCGACCGGGCGCGGGCCTCCGCGCGGGTGGTGACCGGGGGCGAGGCACCCGGGGGAGATCTCGCCGAGGGCGCGTACTATCGGCCCACGCTCGTCGCCGACGCCGACCAGGACAGCGAGATCGTCCAGTCCGAGATCTTCGGCCCGGTGCTGGTCGTCCTGCCCTTCGACGATGACGACGAGGGTATCCGGCTGGCCAACGACACCCCCTACGGCCTCGCTGCCTCCGCCTGGAGCCGCGATGTGTACCGGGCGAACCGCGCCACCCGCGAGATCAAGGCGGGCTGTGTGTGGGTCAACGACCACATTCCGATCATCAGCGAGATGCCGCACGGCGGCCTGAAGGCATCTGGGTTCGGCAAGGACATGTCCTTGCACTCGTTCGAGGAGTACACCCAGATCAAGCACGTCATGTTCGACAACACTGCGGTGGCCGAGAAGGACTGGCACCGCACGATCTTCGGGGACCGATAGCAGAACAGGCCGCAGCACCGCGGCCGCACACTCCCGAAAGGGCACCACGCGCATGGAGCAGTACGAGCCCGACCGCCTCTTCCCGGCCCGCGCGGCCGCAGCACGGCGTGGCCTCGGAGGCGCCCGGGCCTCCCTCAGCCGCCGTTCGCTGCTGCGCGCCTCCGCGGGCGGCGCACTCGCCGTCGGCGGCCTCGGGGCGCTGAGCGCCTGCGGGATCCCCGCGGCCGGCCAGACCCAGGGCGGCACCTCCGTGGAGGACCGCTCGGCCAAGGAGAAGGTCGTCAACTTCGCCAACTGGCCCGTCTACATCGACGTCGACGACAACGGCAAGCACCACCCCACGCTGGACACCTTCACCCGGCAGACCGGCATCAAGGTCAAGTACACCGAGGACATCAACGACAACAACGAGTTCTTCGGCAAGATCAAGCCGCAGCTCGCCGCCGGCCAGGACACCGGCCGGGACCTGATCGTCCTCACCGACTGGCTGGCCGCCCGGATGATCCGGCTGGGCTGGGTCCAGAAGCTGGACCAGTCGAACCTGCCGCACGCCTTCGCCAACCTGTCCGAGCAGTACCGCAGCCCGGACTGGGACCCGGGGCGCGCCTACTCCTACCCCTGGCAGGGTGTGTCGACCGTCGTCGCCTACAACAAGAAGGCGCTGGACGGCATCGAGGTGAGGTCGGTCTCCGATCTGCTGGACAACCCCAAGCTCAAGGGCCGGGTCTCCTTCCTGTCCGAGATGCGCGACACCATGGGCATGACGCTCCTGGACATGGGCAAGGACCCCGCCAAGTTCACCGACGACGACTTCGACGCGGCGATCGCCCGTCTGCAGAAGGCCGTCGACAGCGGGCAGATACGCCGCTTCACCGGCAACGACTACACCTCCGACCTGACCAAGGGCGACATCGCCGCCTGTGTCGCCTGGGGCGGGGACATCGTCCAGCTCCAGGAGGACAGCGCCGATGTCGACTACGTCATCCCGGACGCCGGCTGGCTCACCTCGACCGACAATCTGATGATCCCTAACAAGGCGCGTCACAAGACCAACGCCGAGCGGCTGATGGACTTCTACTACCAGCCGAGACAGGCCGCTCTGCTCTCCGCCTATGTCGCCTTCATGAGTCCCGTCGACGGGGCCAAGGAGGAACTCGCCAAGATCGACAAGGCGGCGGCGGAGAACCCGCTGATCATCCCCACCAAGGACATGGTGGCCAGGGCCCACTCCTTCCGCGCCCTGAGCGACAAGGAAGAGGCGGCCTACGAAGAGAAGTTCGCGAAGCTCACAGGGGCGTGAAGACGATGACGACGACCAACGACAACAGCGGCGACGTCCGCCTCCTCGGGATCGGCAAGACCTACGGTTCCTTCACCGCCGTACACCCGCTGGACCTCACCGTGCCGCAGGGCTCCTTCTTCGCCCTGCTCGGCGCGTCCGGCTGCGGCAAGACCACCACCCTGCGCATGATCGCGGGCCTGGAGGAACCTTCCTCCGGCGCCGTGTACCTGGGCGAGCAGGACGTGACCCAGCTGCCGCCCTACAAACGACCGGTGAACACGGTCTTCCAGTCCTACGCCCTCTTCCCGCACCTCGACATCTTCGAGAACGTCGCCTTCGGGCTGCGCCGCCGGGGCATCAAGTCGGTGAAGAAGCAGGTCGAGGACATGCTGGAGCTGGTGCAGCTCGGCGAGCAGGCGCGCAAGAAGCCGCACCAGCTCTCCGGCGGCCAGCAGCAGCGCGTCGCCGTGGCCCGCGCGCTGATCAACCACCCCAAGGTCCTGCTGCTCGACGAGCCGCTCGGCGCCCTCGACCTCAAGCTGCGCCGCCAGATGCAGCTGGAGCTCAAGCGCATCCAGACCGAGGTGGGCATCACCTTCATCCATGTCACGCACGACCAGGAGGAGGCCATGACCATGGCCGACACGGTCGCCGTGATGAACGGGGGCCGCGTCGAGCAGCTCGGCAGTCCCGCCGACCTCTACGAGAACCCGAAGACCACCTTCGTGGCCAACTTCCTCGGCACCTCCAACCTGATCGAGGCCGAGGTCGACTCGAGGAGCGGCGGCTCGATCGTGCTCAAGGCCGGCGGCGGCAGTCTCTCCCTGCCCGAGGCGCGATGTTCGGCTCCCGCCACGGCCGGCGGCAAGGTGCTCGTCGGGGTCCGCCCGGAGAAGATCTCCCTCACCCACGCCGACGACGCGGGCGAGATACCCGAGGGCCGCAACCGCATCACCGGCACGGTCGCCGACTCCAGCTTCATCGGCGTCTCCACCCAGTATGTGATCGACAGCCCGGTCTGCCCCGGCTTCGAGGTCTACTGCCAGAACATCGACCGCGACGACCGGCTGGTGCCCGGCGCCGAGGTCGTCCTGCACTGGAACCCCGCCCACACCTTCGGCCTGGACGCGGCCCAGGACATCGACGCCGGTGTCGAGTCCGAAGAGGGGGTGGCCGCCTGATGGCCGCCGTCACCGAGGCGCCGCCGGCGCCGGCGCCCGCCGTCCCCGAGGGGAGACCGCCGCGCAGGCGCGGCCGCATGACGCCCTACTGGCTGCTGCTCCCCGGCATCCTGTGGCTGGTGGTGTTCTTCGCGCTGCCGATGGTCTACCAGGCGTCCACCTCCGTGCAGACCGGATCCCTGGAGCAGGGCTACAAGGTCACCTGGCACTTCGCCACCTACTGGGACGCGCTGTCCCAGTACTGGCCGCAGTTCCTCCGTTCGGTGCTCTACGCGGCCGCCGCGACGATCCTGTGCCTGCTGCTGGGCTATCCGCTCGCCTATCTCATCGCCTTCCGCGCGGGCCGCTGGCGCAACCTGATCATGATCCTGGTGATCGCGCCGTTCTTCACCAGCTTCCTGATCCGCACCCTGGCCTGGAAGACGATCCTCGCGGACGGCGGCCCGGTCGTCGGCGCCCTTCACACGCTGCACGTCCTGGACGTCACCAACTGGCTGGGCTGGACCGCCGGCGACCGTGTGCTTGCCACCCCGATGGCGGTGGTCTGCGGTCTGACGTACAACTTCCTGCCCTTCATGATCCTGCCGCTGTACACCTCGCTGGAGCGGATCGACGGACGCCTCCACGAGGCGGCGGGCGACCTGTACGCCAGGCCCGTCACCACCTTCCGCAAGGTGACCTTCCCGCTGTCGATGCCGGGCGTGGTCTCCGGCACGCTGCTGACCTTCATCCCCGCCGCCGGCGACTACGTCAACGCCGATCTGCTCGGCTCCACCGACACCCGCATGGTCGGCAACGTCATCCAGACGCAGTTCCTGAGGATCCTCGACTATCCGACGGCCGCGGCGCTGTCCTTCATCCTGATGGCCGCGATCCTCGTCATGGTCACCGTCTACATCCGCAGGTCCGGCACGGAGGATCTGGTTTAAATGGCCTTCGTCAACTGGTTCAAGCGCAATCTCGTCGTCCTCGCCGGACTGCTGACACTCGGCTATCTGCTGCTGCCGAACGTCGTCGTCACGGTGTTCTCCTTCAACAAGCCCAAGGGCCGCTTCAACTACCAGTGGCAGCACTTCTCCCTGGACGCCTGGAAGGACCCGTGCGGAGTCGCCGACATGTGCGGCTCGCTCTCGCTCAGCCTCCAACTCGCCGTCTGGGCCATGCTCGGCGCCACCGCCCTCGGCACGATGATCGCCTTCGCGCTGGTCCGCTACCGCTTCCGGGCGCGGGGCACCGTGAACTCGCTGATCTTCCTGCCGATGGCGATGCCCGAGGTGGTCATGGCGGCCTCGCTGCTCACCCTGTTCCTGAACATGGGCGCCCAGCTCGGCTTCTGGACCATCCTGATCGCCCACATCATGTTCTGCCTCAGCTTCGTCGTGGTCGCGGTCAAGGCCCGCGTCATGTCGATGGACCCGAGGCTGGAGCAGGCCGCGCAGGACCTCTACGCCGGCCCGTTCCAGACCTTCGTCCGGGTCACCCTGCCGATCGCGGCACCGGGAATCGCCGCGGGTGCGCTGCTCGCCTTCGCGCTCTCCTTCGACGATTTCATCATCACCAACTTCAACGCGGGTTCGACCGTCACCTTCCCCATGTTCGTCTGGGGCTCGGCACAACGCGGCACACCCGTCCAGATCAATGTCATCGGCACGGCCATGTTCATCATCGCCGTCCTGCTCGTACTCGGTTCGATGGTCGTCGGCAACCGCCGCAACCGCCAGAGAGCCTGACCTCGTAGGGAGTTGAAATCATGGCCCCAAGCGCCATGAACCGTTGGACAAAATCTCTTTCCGAAGCGGAGCCGGTCCCGTACTGGCTGGACGACCCCGGCAGGCCCCACCCCGAGCCCGCCCTGACCGGCACCGAGACCTGCGATCTGCTGGTCGTCGGCGGCGGCTACAGCGGACTGTGGAGCGCGCTCATCGCCAAGGAGCGCGAGCCGCAACGGGACGTGGTCCTGCTCGAAGGCCGCGAGGTGGGCTGGGCCGCCTCGGGCCGCAACGGAGGATTCTGCGCCGCCTCCCTCACCCATGGCCTGCCCAACGGCCTGGCCCGCTGGCCGCAGGAGATCCACCAGCTGGAGGAACTGGGCGCCCGCAACCTCGACGAGATCGAGAAGGCGGTCGCCCG encodes:
- a CDS encoding glycerophosphodiester phosphodiesterase, producing MRTVTAVAHRGDPYRHRENTLGSLRSALERGADAVEIDVRLTRDGVPVLLHDATLTRLWEQDRPLGALSADTVRELTGGGVPTLAEALAATGSGRVMVDLPGEPSARAVRRIVDVVRQCGAEERVYYCAGARTMLAVRAAAPSAEIALTWTTLAPPRPAVLDAVRPRWLNYRFGLVDRALAERVHRGGHLLSVWTPDTRRSMRRLLDLGVDSITTNRIDALRALRPPRGR
- a CDS encoding DUF4190 domain-containing protein, with product MADEAQTPETPGNGASDPWARTGGGAAGEPGQQPSEAAAHGPIPPLGVPLGRYPEVTLDKPGAAPRPAADPWAPPADRTADEAPRASGVPDAGGASPRHEPTVVVPTEAGAGAGQDAWGGSSGVPGAGGASPHDQPTVVVPSGADEGAAPGQDVWSSPSAPAGAGPGPSPVPGAFGPPPPVGPGGPFAAEGAPPPPYNPFAPPAGQDGVPVVPHYAWPGAPVAPSDGMGTASLVLGIISVVGFCLCGGSIVPGVLAVIFGILGLRKARRGEATNGGVALAGIICGAVGMVLAVVVVVAMIFLPDDSEEDSGTTEDSYSTSLVVPGLPRP
- a CDS encoding NADAR family protein → MSVAPARLTCMGKIDGREALLSEVRAGARIKYLHFWGHRPRRDGRVGADCLSQWWPAPFTVDGVEYATAEHWMMASKARLFGDTEAQDEVLRAAHPALAKKAGRLVRGFDEAAWERERFAIVVEGSVHKFAAHAAPRAFLLGTGDRVLVEASPVDRVWGIGLAADDERAADPERWRGPNLLGFALMEARERLRAC
- a CDS encoding gamma-aminobutyraldehyde dehydrogenase, which gives rise to MHKPGNADETDVRSRTRDEVRKRFADGAQYIAGRLTRGTSGHTHTVVDPSTGAEVYTYETAGAEDVDRAVAAARAAFPGWSGATPGERSDALHRFASVLADRAEEFARLESLQCGKPLKLTREFDVPGTIDNTAFFAGAARHLQGQSAGEYSGDHTSYVRREPIGVVGSIAPWNYPLQMAAWKILPAVAAGNTIVLKPAELTPLTSLLFAEAATEAGIPDGVVNIVNGTGKEAGEHLVGHPDVAMTSFTGSTAVGRRVAEIATAGVKRLHLELGGKAPFVVFDDADLEAAVQGAVAGALINTGQDCTAATRAYVQRPLYEEFVLRTAALMESVRLGDPFAPGTDLGPLISHVQRDRVAAFVDRARASARVVTGGEAPGGDLAEGAYYRPTLVADADQDSEIVQSEIFGPVLVVLPFDDDDEGIRLANDTPYGLAASAWSRDVYRANRATREIKAGCVWVNDHIPIISEMPHGGLKASGFGKDMSLHSFEEYTQIKHVMFDNTAVAEKDWHRTIFGDR
- a CDS encoding polyamine ABC transporter substrate-binding protein, yielding MEQYEPDRLFPARAAAARRGLGGARASLSRRSLLRASAGGALAVGGLGALSACGIPAAGQTQGGTSVEDRSAKEKVVNFANWPVYIDVDDNGKHHPTLDTFTRQTGIKVKYTEDINDNNEFFGKIKPQLAAGQDTGRDLIVLTDWLAARMIRLGWVQKLDQSNLPHAFANLSEQYRSPDWDPGRAYSYPWQGVSTVVAYNKKALDGIEVRSVSDLLDNPKLKGRVSFLSEMRDTMGMTLLDMGKDPAKFTDDDFDAAIARLQKAVDSGQIRRFTGNDYTSDLTKGDIAACVAWGGDIVQLQEDSADVDYVIPDAGWLTSTDNLMIPNKARHKTNAERLMDFYYQPRQAALLSAYVAFMSPVDGAKEELAKIDKAAAENPLIIPTKDMVARAHSFRALSDKEEAAYEEKFAKLTGA
- a CDS encoding ABC transporter ATP-binding protein; its protein translation is MTTTNDNSGDVRLLGIGKTYGSFTAVHPLDLTVPQGSFFALLGASGCGKTTTLRMIAGLEEPSSGAVYLGEQDVTQLPPYKRPVNTVFQSYALFPHLDIFENVAFGLRRRGIKSVKKQVEDMLELVQLGEQARKKPHQLSGGQQQRVAVARALINHPKVLLLDEPLGALDLKLRRQMQLELKRIQTEVGITFIHVTHDQEEAMTMADTVAVMNGGRVEQLGSPADLYENPKTTFVANFLGTSNLIEAEVDSRSGGSIVLKAGGGSLSLPEARCSAPATAGGKVLVGVRPEKISLTHADDAGEIPEGRNRITGTVADSSFIGVSTQYVIDSPVCPGFEVYCQNIDRDDRLVPGAEVVLHWNPAHTFGLDAAQDIDAGVESEEGVAA
- a CDS encoding ABC transporter permease encodes the protein MAAVTEAPPAPAPAVPEGRPPRRRGRMTPYWLLLPGILWLVVFFALPMVYQASTSVQTGSLEQGYKVTWHFATYWDALSQYWPQFLRSVLYAAAATILCLLLGYPLAYLIAFRAGRWRNLIMILVIAPFFTSFLIRTLAWKTILADGGPVVGALHTLHVLDVTNWLGWTAGDRVLATPMAVVCGLTYNFLPFMILPLYTSLERIDGRLHEAAGDLYARPVTTFRKVTFPLSMPGVVSGTLLTFIPAAGDYVNADLLGSTDTRMVGNVIQTQFLRILDYPTAAALSFILMAAILVMVTVYIRRSGTEDLV
- a CDS encoding ABC transporter permease; amino-acid sequence: MAFVNWFKRNLVVLAGLLTLGYLLLPNVVVTVFSFNKPKGRFNYQWQHFSLDAWKDPCGVADMCGSLSLSLQLAVWAMLGATALGTMIAFALVRYRFRARGTVNSLIFLPMAMPEVVMAASLLTLFLNMGAQLGFWTILIAHIMFCLSFVVVAVKARVMSMDPRLEQAAQDLYAGPFQTFVRVTLPIAAPGIAAGALLAFALSFDDFIITNFNAGSTVTFPMFVWGSAQRGTPVQINVIGTAMFIIAVLLVLGSMVVGNRRNRQRA